From the Gordonia bronchialis DSM 43247 genome, one window contains:
- a CDS encoding Nramp family divalent metal transporter — protein sequence MASLRAAQFTPSGAKMRNAALLGPAFVAAIAYVDPGNVAANITAGARYGFLLVWVLVMANLIAMVIQYQSAKLGIVTGTSLPALLGRRLSPRSRRAYWVQAEIVAAATDLAEIVGGAIALQLLFDLPLVIGGLIVGVVSMIILILQNPRQQKIFERVIVTMLAVIVVGFLTGLVLQPPPAGDVLGGLIPRLDGPETVLLAASMLGATVMPHAIYLHSSLVIDRHGTGHSDEEKRRLVRVTRWDVVVALLIAGAVNISLLLLAAQNLRGKEGTDTIEGAYSAVQDALGPAVATVFAIGLLASGLAATSVGSYAGASIMDGLLRIRIPIVARRILVLIPSLIVLSVGVEPTWALVLSQVVLSFGIPFAIIPLGRLTANRDLMGEFADSRPLRLVAGAASAVIVLLNIALVVLMVTGAE from the coding sequence ATGGCATCGCTTCGAGCAGCACAGTTCACCCCGAGCGGTGCCAAGATGCGCAATGCCGCACTACTCGGACCCGCCTTCGTCGCCGCGATCGCCTACGTGGACCCGGGCAATGTGGCCGCCAATATCACCGCGGGCGCCCGCTACGGATTCTTGCTCGTGTGGGTTCTGGTGATGGCCAATCTGATCGCCATGGTCATCCAGTACCAGTCGGCCAAACTCGGCATCGTCACCGGAACCAGCCTGCCCGCGCTGCTCGGCAGGCGCCTGTCCCCGCGTTCCCGCCGCGCATACTGGGTGCAGGCCGAGATCGTCGCCGCGGCAACCGATCTGGCCGAGATCGTGGGCGGGGCTATCGCTCTGCAACTGCTGTTCGACCTGCCGCTGGTGATCGGCGGATTGATCGTCGGCGTGGTGTCCATGATCATCCTGATCCTGCAGAACCCGCGGCAGCAGAAGATCTTCGAGCGGGTGATCGTGACCATGCTCGCGGTCATCGTGGTCGGCTTCCTCACCGGACTCGTCCTGCAACCCCCGCCGGCCGGCGATGTACTCGGCGGTCTGATCCCGCGTCTCGACGGCCCCGAAACCGTGCTGCTGGCGGCGAGCATGCTCGGTGCGACGGTGATGCCGCACGCGATCTATCTGCACTCGTCGCTCGTCATCGATCGACACGGCACCGGCCACTCCGACGAGGAGAAACGCAGGCTGGTGCGCGTCACCCGGTGGGACGTGGTGGTGGCATTGCTCATCGCGGGCGCGGTCAACATCTCGCTGCTGCTGCTCGCCGCGCAGAACCTACGCGGCAAAGAGGGCACCGACACCATCGAGGGCGCCTACAGCGCCGTCCAGGATGCGCTGGGGCCGGCGGTCGCCACCGTCTTCGCGATCGGCCTGCTCGCCTCGGGACTGGCCGCCACCTCGGTGGGGTCCTACGCCGGTGCGTCGATCATGGATGGCCTGCTCCGCATTCGCATCCCGATCGTCGCGCGCCGCATCCTCGTGCTCATCCCGTCGCTGATCGTGCTGTCGGTCGGGGTCGAACCGACCTGGGCCCTCGTCCTGAGCCAGGTGGTCCTGAGTTTCGGTATCCCGTTCGCCATCATCCCGCTCGGGCGGCTCACCGCCAACCGGGATCTGATGGGCGAGTTCGCCGACTCGCGCCCGCTGCGTCTGGTCGCGGGCGCGGCGTCGGCAGTGATCGTGCTGCTCAACATTGCACTCGTCGTGCTGATGGTGACCGGGGCCGAGTAA
- a CDS encoding CbtA family protein: MEKKFIGAGLFSGLIAGILSFLFARLFIEPVVAKAIDYEGLRSAAEEQLEIEAGGHVHGEGGEVFTRAMQENLGAGVGTIVFAVCMGAFFAVAFTLLWTYIGRRYPDVDPRAVAGALGAIGFVAVFGVPFFAYPANPPAVGDDDTIGARSGAFLTITLVSVGVAIAAVVLALWLRPKLGGLVSAVAATVGYLVIVTITIALLPEFHEVPTELRNEQGVIVAPGFPADVVGDFRVYVIANQVILWTVLTVVFALILGYLARPRSRSFPESTAAAVK, translated from the coding sequence ATGGAAAAGAAGTTCATCGGCGCAGGCCTGTTCTCGGGTCTGATCGCCGGAATTCTGTCGTTCCTGTTCGCGCGGCTGTTCATCGAACCGGTGGTGGCCAAGGCCATTGACTACGAGGGCCTGCGCTCGGCTGCCGAGGAGCAACTCGAGATCGAGGCCGGGGGACACGTGCACGGCGAGGGCGGGGAGGTGTTCACCCGCGCGATGCAGGAGAACCTCGGCGCCGGCGTCGGCACCATCGTGTTCGCGGTGTGTATGGGCGCGTTCTTCGCCGTCGCGTTCACGCTGCTGTGGACCTACATCGGTCGTCGGTATCCGGACGTGGACCCGCGTGCCGTCGCCGGCGCGCTGGGGGCCATCGGTTTTGTCGCGGTGTTCGGTGTGCCGTTCTTCGCCTACCCGGCCAATCCGCCGGCCGTCGGCGACGACGACACCATCGGCGCGCGGTCGGGGGCGTTCTTGACCATCACGCTGGTCTCGGTCGGTGTGGCGATCGCCGCGGTGGTCCTCGCACTCTGGTTGCGCCCCAAACTCGGTGGGCTCGTCTCGGCCGTCGCGGCCACCGTCGGCTACCTGGTGATCGTGACGATCACCATCGCACTGCTGCCGGAGTTCCACGAGGTCCCGACGGAACTGCGCAACGAGCAGGGTGTCATCGTGGCACCGGGCTTCCCGGCCGACGTGGTCGGCGACTTCCGGGTTTACGTGATCGCCAACCAGGTGATCCTGTGGACGGTGCTGACCGTGGTGTTCGCACTGATCCTGGGCTATCTGGCCCGTCCGCGGTCGCGTTCGTTCCCGGAGTCGACAGCTGCCGCGGTGAAGTGA
- a CDS encoding ATP-dependent helicase — MARTAPVLQRFTAPTRRWFTGAFTAPTPAQVGAWNSIADGENTLVIAPTGSGKTLSAFLWALDRLAATPDRAAGTRVLYISPLKALAVDVERNLRAPLTGITRAAQELGEPEPNITVGLRSGDTAAAARRLLAKAPPDILITTPESLYLMLTSSVRETLRTVDAVIVDEVHAVAGTKRGTHLALSLERLDDLLETPAQRIGLSATVRPPEVVADFLAGSRPCRVVRPPAAKTFDLRVDVPVPDMANIPPPAEDTADDLDDAFSPTAGSLWPHVEASIVDAIEANRATIVFANSRRLAERLTARLNEIYAQRSGVPVQAAANPGVPGGAPAHIMASGAAGGAPTTLARAHHGSVSKEQRAEIEDDLKSGRLRCVVATSSLELGIDMGAVDLVIQVEAPPSVASGLQRIGRAGHQVGEISQGVLYPKHRTDLVHCTVAVERMRAGAIEELRIPKNPLDVLAQHTIAAAAMDDLDVDQWFDVIRRAAPYRELAREVYVSTLDLISGRFPSDEFAELRPRVTWDRDANTLVGRRGAQRLAVTSGGTIPDRGLFGVFMVGEKSARVGELDEEMVYESRVGDVFALGATSWRIEDITHDRVLVTPAFGQPGRLPFWVGDAVGRPAELGAAIGKFTGAIADPQELDRQATELGLTEYARDNLAALIAEQREATGHLPTDRTLVIERFRDELGDWRVILHSPYGLRVHAPWASAISARLQETLGLAGATTASDDGIIVRLPDTEDEPPGAAVFVIDPDDIEQMVTDALAESSMFASRFRECAARALLLPRRDPGRRAPLWQQRQRSAQLLSVASQFPDFPIVLEAVRECLQDVYDLPALTDLLRRISTRRVRLVETETPEPSPFAASLLFGYVGAFMYSDDAPLAERRAAALSLDTSLLAQLLGRVDLRELLDPGVIAAVIARLQRLDPSRQARDAEDIVDLLRWLGPLTTEEVAARYQGDDAAAVLADLHRAGPIISVTHQGRPLWAAVEDTARLRDALGVPAPLGVPAAYTDPVPDPVTDLVHRYARTHGPFTLTEAAESLGMAVAVVRDTLVRLAAQRKVVEGDFLPAAADDAHPTTQWCHADVLGQIRRGSLAASRADVAPVDAATLGRFLGGWHHVTPAERLSGVDGVATVLDQLAGYPLPASAWESLILPARVADYSPAMLDELLSSGEVVWSGHGRIGGADGQIAFHPADLLPVTLEPPDEIDLTAIHAALLAVLTPGGALRFAQLTDAASETLSAAGAAVPSTADIESALWDLVWAGQVANDSFAAVRALLRPDRRSVGRGAGSRPTPAHRGRARAPRIRPQRLSTRFLSEHATGRPSSPTTTGRWFLLARDDLDPTAATQALCEQLLVRYGVVTRGSVATEGVPGGFARVYKALSVFEDSGVVRRGYYVDGLGGAQFARPTTVDELRRHAVDADSAAPAVVLAATDPANPYGAVLDWPETSAEDSGHRPGRKAGALVVLLAGEPVLFVERGGKTVLTFSSDADRLRTAAGALADAVRAGRLSRLTIDQVDSRPVLGSEMAPVLVDAGFATTPRGVRLRYGLHA; from the coding sequence ATGGCCCGAACCGCGCCGGTACTCCAACGATTCACCGCTCCCACCCGGCGGTGGTTCACCGGTGCGTTCACGGCGCCCACCCCTGCCCAGGTCGGCGCGTGGAACTCCATCGCCGATGGGGAGAACACGCTGGTCATTGCGCCCACCGGCTCGGGAAAGACGTTGTCGGCGTTCCTGTGGGCGCTCGACCGGCTGGCGGCCACCCCGGACCGGGCGGCCGGCACCCGCGTCCTCTACATCTCCCCGCTGAAGGCGCTGGCGGTCGATGTCGAGCGCAACCTCCGCGCGCCGCTGACCGGCATCACCCGGGCCGCGCAGGAACTCGGCGAGCCCGAACCGAACATCACCGTCGGCCTGCGCTCCGGGGATACCGCGGCGGCAGCACGCCGACTCCTCGCCAAGGCACCACCGGACATCCTGATCACCACCCCCGAGTCGCTCTACCTGATGCTCACCTCGTCGGTCCGTGAAACCCTGCGCACCGTCGACGCGGTCATCGTCGACGAGGTGCACGCGGTGGCCGGCACCAAACGCGGCACTCACCTGGCGCTGTCGCTGGAACGCCTCGACGACCTGCTGGAGACCCCGGCGCAGCGCATCGGACTCTCGGCGACCGTGCGGCCCCCGGAGGTGGTGGCCGACTTCCTCGCCGGCTCCCGTCCGTGCCGCGTCGTCCGCCCGCCCGCAGCCAAGACCTTTGACCTGCGGGTCGATGTTCCCGTACCGGACATGGCCAATATCCCGCCACCGGCCGAGGACACGGCCGACGACCTCGATGACGCGTTCTCGCCGACCGCCGGCTCGCTGTGGCCGCACGTCGAGGCCTCCATCGTCGACGCGATCGAGGCCAACCGCGCGACCATCGTCTTCGCCAATTCCCGTCGCCTCGCCGAGCGGCTGACCGCCCGGCTGAACGAGATCTACGCGCAGCGCTCCGGTGTGCCGGTGCAGGCAGCGGCCAATCCGGGGGTCCCCGGGGGCGCACCCGCGCACATCATGGCCAGCGGCGCCGCGGGTGGCGCGCCGACGACCCTCGCACGCGCCCATCACGGCTCGGTGAGCAAGGAGCAGCGCGCCGAGATCGAGGACGACCTCAAATCCGGCCGATTGCGCTGCGTAGTCGCCACCAGCTCACTGGAACTCGGAATCGACATGGGCGCAGTGGATCTCGTGATCCAGGTGGAGGCACCGCCGTCGGTGGCCAGTGGATTGCAGCGCATCGGCCGCGCCGGGCATCAGGTGGGTGAGATCAGCCAGGGTGTGCTCTACCCCAAACACCGCACCGATCTGGTGCACTGCACGGTCGCGGTCGAACGGATGCGCGCCGGCGCCATCGAGGAGCTCCGCATCCCCAAGAATCCGTTGGATGTGTTGGCGCAGCACACGATTGCCGCCGCGGCCATGGACGACCTCGACGTCGACCAGTGGTTCGACGTGATCCGCCGCGCCGCGCCGTACCGGGAGCTGGCCCGCGAGGTGTACGTATCGACCCTGGACCTGATCTCCGGGCGATTTCCGTCCGATGAGTTCGCCGAACTCCGTCCCCGGGTGACCTGGGATCGCGACGCCAACACACTCGTCGGGCGCCGCGGGGCCCAGCGTCTGGCCGTCACCTCCGGTGGAACCATCCCGGATCGCGGGCTGTTCGGCGTGTTCATGGTGGGCGAGAAGTCCGCTCGGGTCGGTGAGCTCGACGAGGAGATGGTCTACGAGTCCCGCGTCGGCGACGTCTTCGCGCTCGGCGCCACGAGTTGGCGCATCGAGGACATCACCCACGACCGAGTGCTGGTGACCCCCGCCTTCGGGCAGCCGGGCCGGCTTCCGTTCTGGGTGGGCGACGCCGTCGGGCGTCCGGCCGAGTTGGGTGCCGCCATCGGCAAGTTCACCGGCGCGATCGCCGATCCGCAGGAACTGGACCGGCAGGCAACCGAACTCGGCCTCACCGAGTACGCCCGCGACAACCTCGCCGCGCTGATCGCCGAGCAGCGCGAGGCCACCGGTCATCTCCCCACCGACCGGACCCTGGTGATCGAACGCTTCCGCGACGAGCTCGGCGACTGGCGGGTGATCCTGCACTCCCCCTACGGTTTACGCGTGCACGCCCCGTGGGCGAGTGCGATCTCGGCGCGCCTGCAGGAGACTCTCGGGCTGGCGGGCGCCACCACCGCATCCGACGACGGCATCATCGTGCGCCTGCCCGACACCGAAGATGAGCCGCCCGGTGCCGCGGTGTTCGTGATCGACCCCGACGACATCGAGCAGATGGTGACCGACGCGCTAGCCGAGTCGTCGATGTTCGCGTCCCGTTTTCGGGAATGCGCGGCTCGCGCCCTGCTGCTGCCGCGACGCGACCCGGGCCGCCGCGCCCCGCTGTGGCAACAACGGCAGCGCAGTGCCCAACTCCTCTCCGTCGCATCACAATTCCCCGACTTCCCGATCGTGCTCGAAGCCGTCCGCGAATGCCTGCAGGATGTCTACGATCTGCCCGCGCTGACCGACCTGCTGCGCCGGATCTCCACCCGCCGGGTGCGTCTGGTCGAGACGGAGACCCCCGAACCGTCGCCGTTCGCGGCGTCGTTGCTGTTCGGGTATGTCGGCGCGTTCATGTACTCCGACGACGCGCCACTGGCCGAACGTCGGGCCGCCGCACTGTCTCTCGACACCAGCCTGCTGGCCCAGCTGCTCGGTCGCGTCGATCTGCGCGAGCTCCTCGATCCCGGGGTAATCGCTGCGGTCATCGCGCGGTTGCAGCGACTCGATCCATCTCGCCAGGCCCGCGACGCCGAGGACATCGTCGACCTGCTGCGCTGGCTCGGTCCGCTCACCACCGAGGAGGTGGCCGCCCGGTACCAGGGCGACGATGCCGCCGCCGTGCTGGCCGATCTGCATCGCGCCGGTCCGATCATCTCGGTCACTCATCAGGGCCGTCCCCTGTGGGCCGCCGTCGAGGACACCGCACGACTACGTGACGCGCTCGGTGTCCCGGCTCCGCTGGGTGTCCCGGCCGCCTACACCGACCCGGTGCCCGATCCCGTGACCGATCTGGTGCACCGGTACGCGCGCACTCACGGTCCCTTCACCCTGACCGAGGCCGCCGAGTCGCTGGGGATGGCGGTGGCCGTCGTCCGCGACACACTGGTGCGCCTGGCCGCCCAGCGCAAGGTGGTCGAAGGCGATTTCCTGCCCGCGGCCGCCGACGACGCACACCCGACCACGCAGTGGTGCCATGCCGATGTCCTGGGACAGATCCGGCGCGGTTCGCTGGCGGCCAGTCGCGCCGACGTCGCGCCCGTCGACGCCGCCACCCTGGGCCGTTTCCTCGGCGGCTGGCATCACGTCACACCCGCCGAGCGACTGAGCGGCGTCGACGGGGTCGCCACGGTGCTCGACCAGCTCGCCGGCTATCCGCTGCCGGCGTCGGCGTGGGAGTCACTGATCCTGCCGGCCCGCGTCGCCGACTACTCCCCCGCCATGCTCGATGAACTGCTCTCCTCGGGCGAGGTGGTGTGGTCGGGTCACGGCCGGATCGGCGGTGCCGACGGTCAGATCGCGTTCCATCCTGCCGATCTGCTCCCGGTCACTCTCGAACCGCCCGACGAGATCGACCTGACCGCCATCCACGCCGCGCTGCTGGCGGTGCTCACCCCGGGTGGCGCGTTGCGTTTCGCCCAGCTCACCGATGCGGCCTCGGAAACCCTGTCGGCGGCCGGCGCAGCGGTGCCATCGACAGCCGACATCGAGTCGGCCCTGTGGGATCTGGTGTGGGCCGGGCAGGTCGCCAACGACTCCTTCGCCGCGGTACGTGCGCTGCTGCGGCCCGATCGTCGATCGGTGGGACGCGGCGCCGGTTCCCGTCCGACGCCTGCCCACCGCGGTCGCGCACGCGCCCCTCGCATTCGGCCGCAACGTCTTTCGACACGTTTTCTCAGCGAGCACGCGACCGGCCGGCCGTCGTCACCGACGACGACCGGTCGCTGGTTCCTGCTGGCCCGCGATGATCTCGATCCGACCGCCGCCACCCAGGCGCTGTGCGAACAACTTCTGGTCCGCTACGGAGTGGTGACGCGGGGTTCGGTGGCCACCGAGGGTGTACCCGGTGGGTTCGCGCGGGTCTACAAGGCGCTCAGCGTCTTCGAGGACAGCGGCGTGGTCCGTCGTGGCTACTACGTCGACGGGCTCGGGGGCGCCCAGTTCGCCCGGCCGACCACCGTCGACGAGTTACGCCGCCATGCCGTCGACGCGGACAGCGCTGCCCCGGCTGTTGTGCTGGCGGCCACCGACCCGGCCAATCCCTATGGCGCAGTTCTCGATTGGCCCGAGACAAGCGCTGAGGACTCCGGGCACCGCCCGGGCCGCAAAGCGGGTGCCCTCGTCGTGTTGCTCGCCGGCGAGCCGGTGCTGTTCGTCGAACGTGGGGGTAAGACGGTTCTCACCTTCAGCTCGGACGCCGATCGGTTACGCACCGCCGCAGGCGCTCTCGCCGACGCCGTGCGCGCCGGGCGGCTGTCCCGGCTGACGATCGATCAGGTGGATTCGCGGCCGGTGCTCGGCTCCGAGATGGCACCGGTGCTCGTCGACGCGGGGTTCGCCACCACCCCGCGCGGTGTGCGCCTGCGGTACGGCCTCCATGCCTGA
- a CDS encoding acyl-CoA dehydrogenase family protein — MFEWSEEDLMVRDALRAFIDKEIRPHIDELETGVLPPYDITRKLLSTFGVDAMAKDALEKELAAEAEGKKSSGGGGGNMSSSMFMMVNIELAGVCLGLVGSMGVSMGLTPGTIRGKGTLAQKKRWLPELVTMEKVGAWAITEPDSGSDALGGMKTTVKRDGDDYILKGQKTFITNGPYADTIVVFAKLDDGSDTPMRDRKVLSFVLDKGMPGLTQGKAFKKMGMMSSPTGELFFDNVRLGRDRLLGETEDTGSDARGSEGAKAGFTAERVGIAALSLGIINECLRLSLDYAKNRKLWGQEIAQFQLIQLKLAEMEVARINVQNMLFSAIERAQAGKPLSLSEASAMKLYSSKAATDVAMEAVQLFGGNGYMAEYRVEQLARDAKSLMIYAGSNEIQVTHVAKGLLRA; from the coding sequence ATGTTCGAGTGGTCGGAAGAGGATCTGATGGTGCGGGACGCCCTGCGGGCGTTCATCGACAAGGAGATCCGCCCGCATATCGATGAACTCGAGACCGGTGTGCTCCCGCCCTACGACATCACCCGCAAGCTGCTGTCCACGTTCGGCGTCGACGCGATGGCCAAAGACGCCCTGGAAAAGGAGTTGGCGGCCGAGGCCGAGGGCAAGAAGTCGTCCGGCGGCGGTGGCGGCAACATGTCGAGTTCGATGTTCATGATGGTCAACATCGAGCTGGCCGGTGTCTGTCTAGGACTCGTCGGGTCGATGGGTGTCAGCATGGGCCTGACGCCCGGAACGATCCGCGGCAAGGGAACTCTCGCGCAGAAGAAGCGGTGGCTGCCCGAGTTGGTCACCATGGAGAAGGTGGGCGCCTGGGCGATCACCGAGCCCGACTCCGGCTCGGATGCGCTGGGCGGCATGAAGACCACGGTCAAACGCGACGGTGACGACTACATCCTGAAGGGCCAGAAAACCTTCATCACCAACGGTCCCTACGCCGACACGATCGTCGTGTTCGCCAAGCTCGACGACGGCAGCGATACCCCCATGCGTGACCGCAAGGTGCTGTCCTTCGTCCTCGACAAGGGCATGCCGGGTCTCACCCAGGGCAAGGCGTTCAAGAAGATGGGCATGATGAGCTCGCCGACCGGGGAGCTGTTCTTCGACAATGTCCGCCTCGGCCGGGATCGCCTGCTCGGCGAGACCGAGGACACCGGATCGGATGCGCGCGGTTCCGAGGGTGCCAAGGCCGGTTTCACCGCCGAACGCGTCGGTATCGCGGCGCTGTCGCTCGGCATCATCAACGAGTGCCTACGGCTGTCCCTCGACTACGCGAAGAACCGCAAGCTCTGGGGGCAGGAGATCGCGCAATTCCAGCTCATCCAGCTCAAACTGGCCGAGATGGAGGTCGCTCGGATCAACGTACAGAACATGCTCTTCAGTGCGATCGAGCGGGCGCAGGCGGGCAAACCGCTGAGTCTGTCGGAGGCGTCGGCGATGAAGCTGTACTCGTCCAAGGCGGCCACCGACGTGGCGATGGAGGCGGTGCAGCTCTTCGGCGGCAACGGCTACATGGCCGAGTACCGCGTGGAACAGCTTGCGCGCGATGCGAAGTCGCTGATGATCTACGCGGGAAGCAACGAGATCCAGGTCACGCACGTGGCCAAGGGGTTGCTGCGCGCCTGA
- a CDS encoding histidine phosphatase family protein, with amino-acid sequence MLIITAGRTGPNRALRFGGDASLDDAGRRSVMALALPDHFGMVAVGPERAATETAALVGSGRVAGRVVDDLRTLDVGAWTGRLPEEIPPPELGAWFADPASHPHGGESISDFVARIQAWRTTTSVSACVVSMPVAQALLVDDPARYFAVEVRPATIYQR; translated from the coding sequence ATGCTGATCATCACCGCCGGCCGCACCGGCCCCAACCGGGCTCTGCGGTTCGGCGGTGATGCATCTCTGGACGACGCCGGCCGCCGGTCGGTGATGGCACTCGCGCTGCCCGACCACTTCGGGATGGTGGCCGTCGGACCGGAGCGGGCGGCCACCGAGACGGCCGCACTCGTCGGGTCCGGGCGGGTGGCCGGTCGGGTGGTGGACGACCTGCGCACCCTGGACGTCGGGGCGTGGACGGGACGGCTGCCCGAGGAGATCCCGCCACCTGAACTCGGCGCCTGGTTCGCCGACCCGGCGTCGCATCCGCATGGCGGCGAATCCATCAGCGACTTCGTTGCCCGCATCCAGGCGTGGCGAACCACCACCTCGGTATCGGCCTGCGTCGTGTCGATGCCGGTGGCGCAGGCGCTTCTCGTCGACGACCCCGCACGATATTTCGCCGTCGAGGTCCGGCCGGCGACGATCTACCAGCGATGA
- a CDS encoding CbtB domain-containing protein, with protein MTASTHTTPSSSSRARALAVPDLSVAGAALWLTLTVVLAGLAYYFLGYDQGAVSVFGSDTHVHEFVHDARHFLGFPCH; from the coding sequence GTGACCGCTTCTACCCATACCACTCCTAGCTCATCGAGCAGGGCCCGCGCGCTCGCGGTGCCCGACCTCTCGGTCGCCGGCGCGGCCCTGTGGCTGACGCTGACCGTGGTGCTCGCGGGGCTGGCCTACTACTTCCTCGGGTACGACCAGGGCGCGGTGTCGGTGTTCGGCTCCGACACCCACGTGCACGAGTTCGTGCACGACGCCCGTCACTTCCTCGGCTTCCCCTGCCACTGA